From a single Sediminibacterium sp. KACHI17 genomic region:
- a CDS encoding DUF4932 domain-containing protein: MKYLLYFHVFILLITGIVTPVEAQEPLPFIRAANASAKIRIDKKSTTENWGISPETKPDVYKVACKAGKKTQVTFITDLDSISYTITVGQKIYFNIILNEKDTALTGIEGAFIPDAASFSSSYIKKNQSKVSVNIPEAKELLQIIFAITPTGLADTKSYIINHDTTAYYLDVLKHFTPYKEEPIVGKMDSLLKKGYYINLKMDICVYQFNTKDQLQKDGVYDRLNITGIAVNLIDPFIQELNEFSKKSGFRNFYKHHKKLYDSLTSVYLRYVPVKQMWDWCEQQFSSRYNSYRVFMSPLVKGNHSTIHLESNGFHETSMFIRPTYNIPNVTEDVQQALLSRIVFTEIDHNYVNPETEKYIKSIDTIFNRRNIWANGKESNGYRDPYNLFNEYMTWALYVIYCYDKYKPVDFSFVQDQTVKYMTRVRGFPQFEAFTNTLLELYKKKMNKQKVADLYSDLISWCNHWKPTS, encoded by the coding sequence ATGAAGTACTTATTATACTTTCATGTATTCATCTTATTGATCACAGGAATAGTTACACCTGTAGAAGCGCAAGAACCCCTGCCTTTCATTCGTGCAGCTAATGCATCAGCTAAAATAAGAATCGATAAAAAATCAACAACAGAAAACTGGGGCATTTCACCGGAAACAAAACCTGATGTATATAAAGTCGCGTGTAAAGCCGGAAAAAAAACACAAGTGACCTTCATTACCGATTTGGATTCTATCAGTTATACGATCACCGTAGGACAAAAAATCTACTTCAATATTATTTTGAATGAAAAGGATACTGCATTGACTGGCATTGAAGGTGCTTTTATACCCGATGCCGCATCATTTTCTTCTAGTTATATCAAAAAGAATCAATCAAAAGTATCTGTGAATATTCCTGAAGCAAAAGAACTATTACAAATCATTTTTGCAATTACACCTACAGGGCTGGCAGATACCAAATCGTACATTATTAATCATGATACTACTGCATATTATCTGGATGTACTCAAACATTTTACACCATATAAAGAAGAGCCTATTGTTGGGAAAATGGATAGTTTATTAAAAAAAGGGTACTATATCAATTTAAAGATGGATATCTGCGTATATCAATTTAATACAAAAGATCAACTGCAAAAAGATGGCGTGTATGATCGATTAAATATCACCGGCATAGCTGTCAATCTGATTGATCCATTCATTCAAGAACTAAATGAATTCTCAAAAAAATCCGGGTTCCGTAATTTTTATAAACATCACAAAAAATTATATGACTCATTAACTTCTGTGTATCTAAGATATGTACCTGTCAAACAAATGTGGGATTGGTGTGAACAACAATTCAGTAGCAGGTATAATAGCTATCGGGTATTTATGTCGCCACTGGTTAAAGGAAATCATTCCACTATTCATTTGGAGTCCAATGGTTTCCATGAAACAAGCATGTTCATCAGACCTACATATAATATTCCAAATGTTACTGAAGACGTTCAACAGGCATTATTATCCAGAATTGTTTTTACAGAAATCGATCATAATTATGTAAACCCTGAAACAGAAAAATACATCAAATCCATTGATACAATTTTCAACAGGAGAAATATCTGGGCTAATGGAAAAGAATCTAATGGCTATCGTGATCCTTACAACCTATTCAATGAGTATATGACATGGGCACTCTATGTTATTTACTGCTATGACAAATACAAGCCGGTAGATTTTTCTTTTGTCCAGGATCAAACTGTCAAATACATGACGAGAGTTCGGGGATTTCCTCAATTTGAAGCATTTACAAATACTTTACTCGAATTGTATAAAAAGAAAATGAATAAACAGAAGGTAGCAGACTTATATTCAGACCTGATTAGCTGGTGTAACCATTGGAAGCCTACTTCATAA
- the accC gene encoding acetyl-CoA carboxylase biotin carboxylase subunit codes for MFKKILIANRGEIALRVIRTCREMGIKTVAVYSTADKDSLHVKFADEAVCIGKPHGVDSYLNIPHIMAAAEITNADAIHPGYGFLAENARFSQICADHGIKFIGPTPEMINKMGDKITAKETMIKAGVPVVPGGEGLLESVEEAKKLAKEIGYPVILKATAGGGGKGMRVVNEESELERAYTTARTEAAAAFKNDGVYMEKFVEEPRHIEIQVAGDQYGTVCHMSERDCSIQRRHQKLVEESPSPFMTPELRKKMGEAACKAAAAINYESVGTIEFLVDKHRNFYFMEMNTRIQVEHCVTEEVINFDLIKEQIKIAMGEKISGRNYEPQMHAIECRINAEDPYNDFRPSPGKITVLHTPGGHGVRVDSHVYAGYVIPPYYDSMIGKLITIAQTREEAIDTMYRALSEYVIEGVKTTIPFHLQLMQNEDFRKGNFTTKFLETFKMK; via the coding sequence ATGTTCAAAAAAATACTGATTGCTAACAGGGGAGAGATTGCACTACGTGTAATTCGTACCTGTCGTGAGATGGGGATCAAAACAGTAGCGGTGTATTCTACTGCAGACAAAGACAGTTTGCATGTAAAATTTGCTGATGAAGCTGTTTGTATTGGTAAACCCCATGGAGTTGATTCTTATTTGAATATCCCGCATATCATGGCAGCAGCAGAGATCACCAATGCGGATGCTATCCATCCCGGTTATGGTTTTCTTGCTGAAAATGCCCGTTTCTCTCAGATCTGTGCGGATCATGGAATTAAATTTATTGGTCCTACTCCTGAGATGATCAATAAAATGGGAGATAAGATTACAGCGAAAGAAACCATGATCAAAGCCGGTGTACCTGTTGTACCTGGTGGAGAAGGTTTGCTGGAAAGTGTGGAAGAAGCTAAAAAACTTGCTAAAGAAATAGGCTATCCCGTTATCCTGAAAGCTACTGCCGGTGGTGGTGGTAAAGGGATGCGCGTGGTAAATGAAGAAAGTGAACTGGAACGTGCGTATACAACCGCTCGTACAGAAGCTGCAGCTGCCTTCAAGAATGATGGTGTTTACATGGAGAAATTCGTGGAAGAGCCTCGTCATATTGAAATTCAGGTAGCAGGCGACCAGTATGGAACTGTGTGTCATATGAGTGAGCGTGATTGTTCGATTCAGCGTCGACATCAAAAACTCGTAGAAGAATCTCCTTCTCCATTCATGACCCCTGAGCTTCGTAAAAAAATGGGGGAAGCTGCTTGTAAAGCTGCTGCTGCCATTAATTATGAAAGCGTTGGAACCATTGAATTTCTGGTAGATAAACACCGCAATTTCTACTTCATGGAAATGAATACCCGTATTCAAGTAGAACATTGTGTAACTGAAGAAGTGATCAATTTTGACTTGATCAAAGAACAGATCAAAATTGCAATGGGTGAGAAGATCAGTGGTAGAAACTATGAACCACAAATGCATGCGATAGAATGTCGTATCAATGCAGAAGATCCATACAATGATTTCAGACCTTCACCTGGTAAGATCACGGTGTTGCATACTCCCGGTGGACATGGTGTTCGTGTAGACAGTCATGTGTATGCTGGATATGTGATTCCTCCTTATTATGATTCTATGATCGGTAAGTTGATCACCATTGCACAGACACGTGAAGAAGCCATCGATACCATGTATCGTGCACTGAGCGAGTATGTGATCGAAGGCGTGAAAACAACCATTCCATTCCATTTACAACTGATGCAGAATGAAGATTTCCGAAAAGGTAATTTCACCACTAAGTTTCTGGAAACTTTCAAGATGAAGTAA